A single region of the Anguilla rostrata isolate EN2019 chromosome 11, ASM1855537v3, whole genome shotgun sequence genome encodes:
- the cep15 gene encoding centrosomal protein 15 isoform X2 has product MEPRLTHEIELNKRLKRRTTLLQEMENLHEQHENKKKQHTMDVEAAIERNAQLLHDLQKIESRLKTRSFTHPDILSLEARYWASVEEKIPEWEPFLLGRGPTPVRDGEKSQRKTRRKKGSSQDSPPTHTVTSLPPRSNPKTVS; this is encoded by the exons ATGGAACCTCGTTTGACTCATGAAATTGAACTGAACAAGAG ATTGAAGAGAAGGACCACTTTACTTCAAGAGATGGAGAATCTACACGAGCagcatgaaaataagaaaaagcaaCATACCATGGATGTGGAAGCTGCAATTGAAAGAAATGCTCAACTCCTTCAT GACTTGCAGAAAATTGAAAGTCGCTTGAAAACAAGATCTTTCACTCACCCTGATATTCTCAGTCTTGAG GCTCGTTACTGGGCCTCTGTGGAGGAGAAGATTCCGGAATGGGAGCCTTTCTTGCTGGGGAGGGGGCCCACTCCAGTTAGAGATGGGGAAAAATCACAGAGGAAGacaaggaggaagaaagggtcATCTCAGgacagcccccccacacacactgtgaccaGTTTGCCTCCTCGCTCCAACCCTAAAACTGTATCCTGA
- the cep15 gene encoding centrosomal protein 15 isoform X1, with translation MEPRLTHEIELNKRYEEILKRRTTLLQEMENLHEQHENKKKQHTMDVEAAIERNAQLLHDLQKIESRLKTRSFTHPDILSLEARYWASVEEKIPEWEPFLLGRGPTPVRDGEKSQRKTRRKKGSSQDSPPTHTVTSLPPRSNPKTVS, from the exons ATGGAACCTCGTTTGACTCATGAAATTGAACTGAACAAGAGGTATGAAGAAAT ATTGAAGAGAAGGACCACTTTACTTCAAGAGATGGAGAATCTACACGAGCagcatgaaaataagaaaaagcaaCATACCATGGATGTGGAAGCTGCAATTGAAAGAAATGCTCAACTCCTTCAT GACTTGCAGAAAATTGAAAGTCGCTTGAAAACAAGATCTTTCACTCACCCTGATATTCTCAGTCTTGAG GCTCGTTACTGGGCCTCTGTGGAGGAGAAGATTCCGGAATGGGAGCCTTTCTTGCTGGGGAGGGGGCCCACTCCAGTTAGAGATGGGGAAAAATCACAGAGGAAGacaaggaggaagaaagggtcATCTCAGgacagcccccccacacacactgtgaccaGTTTGCCTCCTCGCTCCAACCCTAAAACTGTATCCTGA